A window from Chlamydiota bacterium encodes these proteins:
- a CDS encoding glycosyltransferase family 39 protein, with translation MMGTPKMAWTQKHQSLFLNLTFWFLLLIGFFLRIRGLFHWVNGGTVHSDARLILNQAMDFSKGLWAIPVIPTYPAILYFFAGLFFFFDRCILSLGWGPWVVGEPFSMAKYTILATLFCNGVAMMTQILVYRIGRRVYGAWGGIAVLALFSFSTFHILNAHYPYAEPPATFFIALLLWMGIRIFEDGNLKWFPLSGMVWGMAVATKPNGLLGCVIILTSSILRIFSFKSTFKTIARNLLFFLAVGLLTYFVFTPYYLKHFSLLTSSWLGRVQDQYPSFHQTSLIQGLKKEWMILLDGYGLGIFVLFILSVFFNRHRQILIFLSYPLFYFLALGMNRFIDERYMDSFTPFLALIPVGALFWMWHEIKTLKVFGRMLIGILGMVILIHPLYSSVELSWLIGQKDTRDWAAEWIKRNLPLSTKVMMVPSLLYEPELANQGFKVVPHTSQTFEEAQSQADWYSASGMKIHRPCWNQNPVWLKLSTQYKPIHRFELKAANFFQVPIFLYAFDWARDERAKSIWLPKPFVFKDDFEMIFKGDFSPYGKDALGGNLGRIPIRRMLVCDQPLEILGLRCFGGPSSELLRVTLAGHFYRVHLKSYQEMILENIPKRSFPFCKWIYNVTAQNAHSQQGGFQILTDSFEVAMAAIEIKDYARAAKYLQQSLLSYSYPQDIFYWLGLSCTYLKDWKLAEEYFNKAFKKSPLSKWEFLVDQNKGSAFENEFQKLFGQNPNLYRHLYRFEYRADQLFHEQGVGSLRRRENSVLTYHPKKNRQGFLVYGPYIHLPEGAYQVTFELQARPHEGSLNPVAQIDVYSQGEIVSRILKPKDFHSYQFSSFKLNFTHRHLSRKLEFRVKVFDSEVSVKKVMVYPHLKNAIRENLSKFYQALSRLAWHEKAWDQAMKYAKKTVQYDSENVKATIFLGKLQIKKGMIPQAIHTLNKVLKRIPHHRALLKMMNQIKELSASEKEHVQQLIKEITPSVKASISFEGGIHLIGFDLPVSPVQRGKEFQIRYYWLCRQSIPGSYVIFVHFVKDSSVFQADHDPLEGKYPTQLWVPGEVIPETCNVSVPMEIEPGRYQIQVGFWNPKGDGERLPVLKTKLPHFREAVTIGEIKVIPKNGDRK, from the coding sequence ATGATGGGCACTCCCAAAATGGCATGGACTCAAAAGCATCAATCCCTTTTTTTGAATCTCACCTTTTGGTTCCTTCTCCTTATAGGTTTTTTTTTAAGGATTCGTGGCTTATTTCATTGGGTGAATGGAGGGACGGTTCATAGTGATGCAAGATTGATTTTAAATCAGGCGATGGACTTCTCCAAGGGATTATGGGCGATCCCTGTTATTCCCACCTATCCTGCAATTCTCTATTTCTTTGCGGGCCTCTTCTTCTTTTTTGATCGATGTATTTTGTCTCTAGGGTGGGGACCCTGGGTTGTTGGTGAACCCTTTTCCATGGCAAAATATACCATTCTTGCGACGCTCTTTTGTAATGGGGTTGCGATGATGACCCAAATTCTTGTCTATCGTATTGGAAGAAGAGTTTATGGGGCATGGGGAGGAATCGCTGTTTTGGCCTTATTCTCTTTTTCAACATTTCATATTCTGAATGCACATTATCCTTATGCAGAACCACCTGCCACTTTCTTCATTGCGCTTCTCCTTTGGATGGGAATAAGAATTTTTGAAGATGGAAATTTGAAATGGTTTCCTTTAAGTGGGATGGTTTGGGGAATGGCTGTGGCAACAAAACCCAATGGTCTCTTGGGATGTGTGATTATTCTAACCTCTTCTATTTTGAGGATTTTTTCTTTCAAAAGTACATTCAAAACTATTGCTCGTAATCTCCTTTTTTTTCTGGCGGTAGGTCTTCTGACGTACTTTGTTTTTACCCCCTATTATTTGAAACACTTTAGTTTATTGACGAGTTCCTGGTTGGGTCGAGTTCAGGATCAATATCCCTCTTTTCATCAGACATCCCTGATTCAGGGTTTAAAAAAGGAATGGATGATTCTTCTCGACGGATATGGGTTGGGAATTTTTGTTTTATTTATTCTCTCAGTTTTTTTCAATCGGCATCGACAAATTCTAATATTTTTATCTTATCCTCTATTTTATTTTTTGGCTTTAGGGATGAATCGCTTCATTGATGAGCGGTATATGGATTCTTTTACTCCTTTTTTGGCCTTGATCCCGGTGGGTGCTCTCTTCTGGATGTGGCACGAGATAAAAACCTTAAAAGTTTTTGGGCGTATGCTCATTGGAATTTTAGGAATGGTTATTTTAATTCATCCCCTTTATTCCTCAGTCGAGTTGTCCTGGCTGATCGGTCAAAAAGACACGCGAGATTGGGCTGCTGAGTGGATAAAGCGTAATCTTCCTCTTTCGACGAAGGTGATGATGGTGCCGTCCCTTCTCTATGAACCAGAACTTGCTAATCAAGGTTTTAAAGTGGTCCCTCATACCTCTCAGACCTTTGAAGAAGCTCAATCTCAGGCGGATTGGTACTCTGCTTCAGGAATGAAAATCCATCGTCCTTGCTGGAATCAAAATCCAGTCTGGCTTAAGTTATCAACTCAATATAAACCTATCCATCGTTTCGAACTGAAGGCGGCAAATTTTTTTCAGGTACCTATTTTTCTCTATGCATTTGATTGGGCTCGTGATGAAAGAGCTAAATCCATATGGCTTCCCAAGCCCTTTGTCTTTAAAGATGATTTTGAAATGATTTTTAAGGGAGACTTCTCGCCTTACGGGAAAGACGCCTTGGGAGGGAATCTTGGAAGAATTCCGATTCGTCGAATGTTGGTTTGTGATCAACCTTTAGAGATTTTGGGCCTTCGATGTTTTGGAGGACCTTCGTCCGAATTATTAAGGGTGACTCTAGCAGGGCATTTTTATCGAGTTCATCTAAAATCCTATCAAGAAATGATTCTTGAAAACATTCCAAAGAGATCATTCCCTTTTTGTAAGTGGATTTACAACGTCACAGCTCAAAATGCACATTCTCAACAAGGAGGGTTTCAGATTTTGACTGACTCTTTTGAAGTGGCTATGGCTGCGATTGAAATCAAAGATTACGCACGGGCAGCGAAGTATCTTCAGCAATCCTTATTAAGCTATTCTTATCCTCAAGATATCTTTTATTGGTTGGGCCTTTCCTGTACTTACTTGAAGGACTGGAAACTTGCAGAAGAATATTTTAATAAAGCCTTTAAGAAAAGTCCGCTTTCTAAATGGGAGTTTTTGGTTGATCAGAATAAAGGAAGTGCCTTTGAAAATGAATTTCAAAAATTGTTTGGGCAAAATCCAAATCTTTATCGTCATCTTTATCGGTTTGAATACAGAGCCGATCAGCTTTTCCACGAGCAAGGGGTTGGTTCTCTGCGAAGACGGGAAAATTCCGTTCTGACTTATCATCCCAAAAAGAATAGGCAAGGTTTTTTGGTTTATGGCCCTTACATCCATTTGCCAGAGGGGGCTTATCAAGTAACATTTGAATTGCAGGCACGCCCCCATGAGGGATCTTTAAACCCCGTAGCCCAAATAGATGTTTATTCCCAAGGCGAAATTGTTTCACGCATTCTTAAGCCAAAGGACTTTCATTCCTATCAATTTTCATCCTTCAAACTCAATTTTACTCATCGTCATCTATCTCGCAAATTGGAATTTAGAGTCAAGGTATTTGATTCTGAAGTCTCTGTTAAAAAAGTGATGGTTTATCCTCATCTTAAAAACGCCATTCGTGAAAATCTATCAAAATTTTATCAAGCCTTATCTCGATTAGCCTGGCACGAGAAAGCTTGGGATCAGGCTATGAAGTACGCAAAGAAAACAGTTCAATATGATTCTGAAAATGTTAAGGCGACTATTTTTTTAGGAAAACTTCAAATAAAGAAGGGTATGATCCCGCAAGCCATTCATACTTTGAATAAGGTTTTAAAGAGAATTCCTCATCATCGAGCTCTTCTTAAAATGATGAATCAGATTAAAGAACTATCAGCCTCTGAAAAAGAGCATGTTCAGCAACTTATAAAGGAAATAACCCCATCTGTTAAAGCCTCAATTTCTTTTGAGGGGGGGATTCACCTGATTGGGTTTGATCTTCCTGTCAGCCCGGTTCAACGGGGAAAAGAGTTTCAAATTCGGTATTATTGGCTATGTCGTCAATCTATTCCAGGTTCGTATGTTATTTTTGTTCACTTTGTGAAAGATTCTTCCGTTTTTCAGGCGGATCATGATCCTCTGGAGGGAAAATATCCTACCCAGCTTTGGGTTCCAGGGGAGGTTATTCCTGAAACCTGTAACGTTTCAGTTCCAATGGAGATCGAGCCAGGCCGTTATCAAATTCAGGTGGGTTTTTGGAACCCGAAAGGGGATGGGGAACGACTTCCTGTCTTGAAAACAAAGCTTCCCCATTTCCGAGAGGCTGTAACGATCGGTGAGATTAAGGTTATACCCAAGAATGGAGATAGGAAATGA